The following are from one region of the Klebsiella aerogenes genome:
- the rlmH gene encoding 23S rRNA (pseudouridine(1915)-N(3))-methyltransferase RlmH, whose protein sequence is MKLQLVAVGTKMPDWVQTGFSEYLRRFPKDMPFELVEIPAGKRGKNADIKRILEKEGEMMLAAAGKNRIVTLDIPGKPWDTPQLARELERWKQDGRDVSLLIGGPEGLSPACKAAAEQSWSLSTLTLPHPLVRVLVAESLYRAWSITTNHPYHRE, encoded by the coding sequence GTGAAGCTGCAATTGGTGGCCGTTGGCACCAAAATGCCGGACTGGGTTCAGACTGGCTTTAGCGAATACCTGCGTCGTTTTCCAAAAGATATGCCGTTCGAACTGGTAGAGATCCCTGCCGGCAAGCGCGGTAAAAACGCCGACATCAAACGCATCCTCGAAAAAGAGGGTGAAATGATGTTGGCGGCCGCAGGCAAGAACCGCATCGTGACCCTTGATATCCCCGGCAAACCGTGGGATACACCGCAGCTGGCGCGAGAGCTGGAACGCTGGAAGCAGGATGGCCGGGATGTCAGTTTACTCATCGGCGGTCCGGAAGGTCTTTCTCCGGCCTGTAAAGCAGCGGCGGAACAGAGCTGGTCGCTTTCCACGCTTACCCTGCCTCATCCGCTGGTACGCGTCCTGGTGGCAGAGAGCCTGTATCGTGCGTGGAGCATTACGACTAACCACCCTTACCACCGTGAGTAA
- the mrdA gene encoding peptidoglycan DD-transpeptidase MrdA — protein sequence MKLQNSFRDYTAESSLFVRRALVAFTGILLLTGVLIANLYNVQVVRFNDYQTRSNENRIKLVPIPPSRGIIYDRNGTPLALNRTIYQLEMMPEKVDNVQQTLDALRGVVDLTDDDIAGFKKERARSHRFTSIPVKVNLNEVQVARFAVNQYRFPGVEVKGYKRRYYPYNSALTHVIGYVSKINDKDVDRLDKEGKLANYASTHDIGKLGIERYYEDVLHGQTGYEEVEVNNRGRVIRQLKEVPPQAGRDIYLTLDLKLQQYIETLLAGSRAAVVVTDPRSGAILALVSTPSYDPNLFVDGISSKDYSGLLNDPNTPLVNRATQGVYPPASTVKPYVAVSALSANVITRNTSLFDPGWWQLPGSEKRYRDWKKWGHGHLNVTKALEESADTYFYQVAYDMGIDRLSEWMSKFGYGHYTGVDLAEERSGNMPTREWKLKRFKKPWYQGDTIPVGIGQGYWTATPIQMNKALMILINDGVVKVPHLLQSTFEDGKQVPWMQPHEPPVGDIHSGYWEIAKDGMYGVANRGNGTAHKYFASAPYKIAAKSGTAQVFGLKANETYNAHRISERLRDHKLMTAFAPYNNPQVAVAMILENGGAGPAVGTIMRQILDHIMLGDNNTNLPSENPAVTAGEDQ from the coding sequence ATGAAATTACAGAATTCTTTCCGCGACTATACGGCCGAATCCTCGCTGTTTGTACGCCGGGCGCTAGTCGCTTTTACGGGCATCTTGTTGCTTACCGGCGTGCTGATTGCCAACTTGTACAACGTACAAGTTGTCCGTTTCAACGACTACCAAACACGTTCCAATGAAAACCGCATCAAGCTGGTCCCTATTCCGCCAAGCCGCGGTATTATTTACGATCGCAACGGTACGCCGCTGGCGCTGAACCGCACCATCTACCAGTTGGAAATGATGCCGGAAAAAGTCGATAACGTGCAGCAGACGCTGGATGCGCTGCGCGGCGTCGTCGACCTGACCGACGACGATATCGCCGGTTTTAAAAAGGAGCGCGCGCGCTCCCATCGCTTCACCTCGATCCCGGTGAAGGTCAATCTTAATGAAGTACAGGTAGCGCGCTTTGCCGTTAACCAGTATCGCTTCCCCGGCGTCGAAGTCAAAGGCTATAAGCGTCGCTACTATCCGTATAACTCCGCCCTGACTCACGTTATCGGCTACGTCTCTAAAATTAACGATAAAGACGTCGATCGCCTGGATAAAGAAGGGAAACTGGCCAACTATGCATCGACCCATGATATCGGCAAGCTGGGGATCGAACGCTATTACGAAGACGTTCTGCACGGCCAGACCGGTTACGAAGAGGTTGAAGTCAACAACCGCGGCCGCGTCATCCGCCAGTTGAAAGAAGTCCCGCCGCAGGCCGGGCGCGACATCTACTTAACGCTCGATTTGAAACTGCAGCAGTACATCGAAACGCTGCTGGCTGGCAGTCGTGCGGCGGTGGTGGTTACCGATCCGCGCAGCGGCGCTATTCTGGCGCTGGTTTCTACGCCGAGCTATGACCCTAACCTGTTTGTCGATGGCATCTCCAGCAAAGATTATTCCGGATTGCTGAACGATCCTAACACCCCGCTGGTCAACCGCGCGACGCAAGGGGTTTATCCGCCAGCGTCGACAGTGAAGCCGTACGTCGCCGTGTCAGCCCTGAGCGCTAACGTCATTACGCGCAACACCAGCCTGTTTGACCCGGGGTGGTGGCAGTTGCCTGGTTCGGAAAAACGCTACCGTGACTGGAAAAAATGGGGCCATGGCCACCTTAACGTCACCAAAGCGCTGGAAGAATCTGCGGATACCTACTTCTACCAGGTTGCCTATGATATGGGTATTGATCGCCTTTCCGAATGGATGAGCAAATTCGGTTACGGCCACTACACCGGCGTCGACCTGGCGGAAGAACGCTCCGGCAACATGCCAACCCGCGAATGGAAGCTGAAGCGCTTTAAGAAACCCTGGTATCAGGGCGACACCATCCCGGTCGGTATCGGCCAGGGTTACTGGACCGCTACGCCGATTCAAATGAACAAAGCGTTGATGATCCTGATAAACGATGGCGTCGTTAAAGTGCCTCACCTGCTGCAAAGTACCTTCGAAGATGGCAAGCAGGTACCGTGGATGCAGCCGCATGAACCGCCGGTCGGCGATATTCATTCCGGTTACTGGGAAATCGCCAAAGACGGAATGTATGGCGTCGCCAACCGCGGCAACGGCACCGCGCATAAATACTTTGCCAGCGCGCCGTATAAAATCGCGGCGAAATCCGGTACCGCGCAGGTGTTCGGTCTGAAGGCCAACGAAACCTATAACGCGCACAGAATTTCTGAACGTCTCCGTGACCATAAACTCATGACGGCGTTTGCACCTTACAACAACCCCCAGGTCGCGGTAGCGATGATCCTGGAAAATGGCGGCGCCGGCCCAGCGGTCGGCACCATTATGCGCCAGATCCTCGATCACATTATGCTGGGTGATAACAACACCAATCTGCCGAGTGAAAACCCGGCCGTGACGGCGGGGGAGGATCAGTAA